tggagccctttatacattcgtgtatctttagaaataaataatggacaaaggtctttaaacgcctcagatgtaaagttatcacttcaaagtgacgccaaatgAATGGGAGCAATGGGgttaacgcaagtgaagttcgctacatggcggcacccggccgacttcaacttggCACTTccgcattttgagagacgttttgacaattcagagccaccgtacgcgaacgcaaaaatccagaatgccatctgacaagttgatccacgtcgtctacagcacaaaacagcagcactgaatgacaaacaacgtgaggaatacaaagagaccgaatataaagacagattgtgccagtagtaaagcatcaaacagagccactgacatcctgaagtaaactttgaaacgctcggataatcccgcagctccttgatgaggtgaattctcctttctctcaatgcaatctcgggattgaatggacccaatatttcctctttctttttctctttttaagaagagagacgacaatcgtgctcactgcttgaagacttcattttgtattgttttgcgattttttCGCAACGCATTAATTTTtacgcatcggactcagtgtgcaaggtctctgtgcgtgacgaatttttaggattgcgaatacgaaaaaacgcatgcgaaaatttcagtgtgcaaaggccttaacaaataaaaataaaagacaataCCAAGCTGAAGcatcatttttttcattattatatcAAGGTATCTGCATCACcctgacatttttgaaaattagctttaattcagaaattaaaaacatgttaaatcataaaAGAAGCCCATGTACACTTCCgttccagtaaaaaaaaaagaaaaaagaaaattaacacttttattcagcgaggatgcattaaactgatcaaaagtgacgttAGAGTTTGatgttgttacaaaaaaaataatttgttcttGTGAACTTTCAACTCAAAGAAtcctggtttaaaaaaaaaaaaaatcatggttttgacaaaaatatttaagcagcacaaatattttcacaggaataaattacattttaaactatatcaaaataaagttaattgaaattgtaattacacaatattactgatttttttaatggaagCTTGATTCCACCActaaaaaggagaaaaaaaaaaaaaaaaggtagccTAATTGCAACttctcacaaatctgacttttttttccccctcataattttgagtttaggcctatatctcgcaaatctgactttatagcaTGTATTTGCGAGTtatagagtcagaattgtgagatataaactcggaatttgggggggggggtattttctctcacaattggacattataacatgcaattgcgagtttatatcttacaattctgactttataactcgcaattctgactttagatcacgcaattctgactatatcttgcaattctgactttataactcgcaattctgagaaacaaagttagaattgtgagataaactcgcaattgcaagaaaaaaaaagtcagaattgtgagaaaatgtcagttacgtttatttattatttcattgcagaaacaagcttccatagtttttactgtatttttgatcagataAGTGCAGCCTAGAATAaaagacttatttaaaaaaaaaaaataataataccaaccacaaacttttgaacggtgtatgtataaataaataaatagagctggaaacacacacaccaaaaaCACTGTCATTATCACATTGGCCAGTTAAGTACAGCAGTATGTTCTTTACTTATAAgttatcacaaatacattcacTGAAACATGTAATATGTGtcacatacaaaaaaaatccaaaacacCCCCGAAAAACCCTCCTTTATACAGAAACAGTCTGAGATCTTAAACAGATACTATGTGGCTTTAACAAATTCCAAAGTTTACATACTCAACGTCCCTTCACGGCTGAACATTCTTGAGTACACATGAGTGTGTGAACAGCTGGGTGTGCGCTGGATTTGGCTACAGTATCTCAGTGTGTGGCTCCACACGCTCTGATAGCTGCCTCACTGTGCAAACATGTTCAGCTACAAGAGAGTTTAGATGCTTGCAGTGCACATGTTCCACAAGTACTACAGCACATTAATGCAAAAAATTAACGCCTGCTAAAGGTAACAACACTACTCACTATGTCTTTCTAAGGCAACTTTATCAAGTGTCACATGATGCAGCATAACATTTTTTCCTACTTGAGGCACTAAATTGTCTAAAAGAATGTATGTAGCAACATAGTGGTAAATCTCCTTTATACCGTTTAAATGTTAATTCTAAGTCTAAACTGTACCACGTtaaatgcaaaaactgacaACTTTCCTACATTCAGCCATGCCGTCTGTGGGTTCAACAGACACAGACTGTAAAGGCAACAAATAAATGACATTCTAAATTTagactttcctttttttttccccttttttttttttttttttaaacacaaattgTCCCAAAAGACTAAAGGCTAAAGACCCATTTTATCAATATGCTCCCATCTTGTGGCCAAATATGGCATACAACTAAATCTGAACATATGAGACACTTAATGAATCATGTTACAAAACATGGGATATGAAAAGGGGGggctttttatataaaatagccTTATTTGGGGATTAAAAACATTCTTAAGGTTGAACACTTAAGAAACCCCTGTCCCGTTCATATATTGCATTCTCACATTTGGTCAGAGATTTACCTGGAATATTCAGGTAAttcagatctttttttttcacagcattTCTTTTCTCTATGCATGTTCAAAGTCCAGTGTATGAAACCATTTTGAATGAGACTTTAAAAGCTCATGTTGGGAGTTTACATGGTCCCGTGTGCAGCCGCAGCGCCCCCTGTCTGTGAAGAGCACTTAAAGTTCTGAATTCCAGAGGCATTGTATGCGGACTGGCTCTAGATGTGTAGTGGTAAGTTAGCGTGTCGTAGTAGTGATACTTGACCGGTTTGCCGTCAGGATCATGAGCGAAAGGCCAGAAGCCGTACAGGTGGATCTCGTCACAAAAGCGTGTTGCCATGGTGTACATCAGGAGTCCAGTGGTGGGCCTTTTGATCTGGACATGATTGGTCAACCAGTACCTGCAAGAAAGTCATTGATTACAAACTTAAGACCAACCATCATAAAGTATTACACTCAAGTTAATTCTTTTTTACAATTAGTATGATCTAATATGAAAACCTAGAAAATCAgacacactactgttcaaaagtttgaggtcaataagatttaaagtttttgaaagaagtctcttatcctcaccaacactgcatatatttgatcaaaaaaaaaaaaattataatataatataatataatataatataatataatataatataatataatataatataatataatataatataatataagaatgtaatttattcctgtgatggtaaagctgaattttcagcatcattactccaggcttcagtcacacgatccttcagaaatcattctaatatattgATTTGGTGtccaagaaacatttctgattatcatcAGTGCTGACAAcagttgctgcttaatatttttgtggaaactgattttttttcctccaagATTTGataaataaagttcaaaagaacagcatttatttaaaatagaaatcttttgcaacattataaatgtctttgttctcaCTTTTCTCAATTTAGTATAAATTCAGTAGTGCAGAAGGTTTTAAAAGAGTGACAATctacatttacacaacaataatgtactaaaaacagaaaaaagtttttccttagtgtttttcatgtacaatgttgtcaaaatgatgtgaaaatgctgtattattcatgccaggccagtagttggcgatgtcactttgtaaagaaacactacacacctatagactgaacacataatagagtgcctcagggatgacgcatttttgtaggcgaaacccagaagcgagttagcattttagggcttccggttccaacgcagtcaagtctatgggtttttttgaatgggtttttgctaaatcgcctgaaataaggtctgtggttaacaaagcctctaaatactttcacgttttgatctatgacataaaacacaccatttataacccgcttgtgattttttaaacctttactatgtcttaaaaatggcgattgctaacaaattgctaaaagggactacttcctttggcggggactttagacgtcatcattaaaaacgggacatttggacagcatttctcatgaaaaattggaaaagtattcataacagcacagatcataattggcgagcatgtttttaaataacgtttttttaaatacagtttgaagaAGCTTGGTGGTGATGACGTTGATCCGcaaccatggtgtgctgtagtccgtttatagcctactgttagccttttatatctgacgactttatttaggcttcaaaatgtataaatgttgtgttaacttgtaaaaattatcttgatagacaaaacatgtaagtgtcataaccctttgttaaacacagagcttattttctgcgattttccaaaagtctatgggaaaaacgcataggctttcaaccgagggaacccgtgcgccgctaacttccgggctggcctacaaaaacacgtcatccctgaggtactctatacgcatgtgcatgacgtcaccatttttcacaaatttgcatttttgtagtttacacagagactaTAACGGTATCGTTTTAAAAAACTTGCACTCGTATTTTCACTTTGCGTTcgtgttttcaggcccccaaaatgctgcTGTTATGTAAATTAACATCCAAAACgcatttttttagtttttagttgaaaacggtgtagTGTAAACGCCCCCTAAATGTAACAGGTGATATAAAATCCTCAGTGTGTTAACAGCTAAGGTTCCTAAAAAAGGAGCCTCCGCTGCATTTAGGCTAAATCCCCTTTTTAAAATCTTCTCATGGAAAACTCATCCACATCCTAACCTGACAGTTGTGCAGCTCTTCCACGTTTAAAAGGAGATGATCAAACAATTGAACAATGTCTATTAAGATGCACTGAACCCTCTCCAGTCCACTCACCCCTGAATAACCCTCACAATAGGGCTCTCTCTGTGTATCCGTGAGGTGTCATTCATTCAGGACGGCTGCAGAAAAAAAGGGGTTCTGGAGAAAAGGAGTTTCAGATAACAAAGGGATGTGGGATCCCATATCCCTTATTTAAAGCTACCTCTGGACTGGTCTGAGTACAGATTTCTTTATTCCAATTCATTGGGATTAAATTTCAATTCAATAACtctagttaaaaaaaaagaaaggggtcagtaagattcaaaacttttttagaagaagtctcttatgctcaccaagaatgcatttatttgagaaaaacatggcaaaaaagtaatattgtgaaatattactacattttaaaaagtgccatcgaacgttttttttttacaagatgtaatataagtctaaggtgtcccctgaatgtgtgtgtgaagtttcagctcaaaataccccatagatttttttttaattaatttttttagctgcctattttggggcatcattaaatatgagccaatttatgctgtgcggcccctttaaatctcgtgctctccgccccacggagctcgcgcttgccttaaacagtgcctaaacaaagtttacacagctaatataaccctcaaatggatctttacaaagtgttcgtcatgcatgcggcatgcatgcgtcggattatgtgagtattgtatactgttatattgtttacatttgattctgaatgaatttgaggctgttctctttggctaacggctaatgctacactgttggagagatttataaagaatgaagttgtgtttatgcattatacagactgcaagtgtttaataatgaaaatagcgacggctctcgtctccgtgaatacagtaagaaacaatggtaactttaaccacatttaacagtacattagcaacatgctaatgaaacatttagaaagacaattcacaaatatcactaaaatatcatgatatcatggatcatgtcagttattattgctccatctgccatttttcgctgttattgcttgcttacctagtctgatgattcacctgtgcagatccagacgtcactggctgcccttgtctaatgccttttataatgttggaaacgtgggctggcatatgcaaatattgggggcatacaccctgactgttacataacagtcggtgttatgttgagattcgcctgttcttcagaggccttttaaacaaatgagatttatataagaaagaggaaacaatggagtttgagactcactgtatgtcatttccatgtattgaactcttgttatttaactatgccaagataaattcaatttttcattcgagggcacctttaaaagaactattatattttgaatttaacttattcctgtgatgcaaagctgactcatttctccagtcttcagtgtcacatgatccttcagaaatcattctaatatgcagatttgcTGTTGATTTGCAAGAAACATGTCATCAatcatcatcaatgttgaaaacagttgtactgcttaatattttgtgtaaacttttccaggattttttgaagaattataagtgcaaataaacatttaatatagtaaagacttttacattgttacaattTTTGTGTCaccttttaatcaatttaatgcatctttgctaaataaaagtattaatttctctctcttttttttaattaaataaataaaaaaaatcataccctaaacttttgaagtAAATACTGCTATAAATTTAATAGGGAAGTGATTCAGTCCGATTTAATTTTGACACCCAATAAAAATAGAAAGAGGTTTCTTGCCATCATTTCACAATACGGTCTTTTAATTGTATCACACTCAATGCAGACCACTGGGCTAACTTTGtgttaaaaagtgggtgggggggtgggggggtatCAATACAATGAGTCAAGAGAACCAATAGACAGTCTCCACAATGACGTCAATCGATAGATTGAGGCGCTCGTCTGTGTTAAAACTGTGCAAGAGCCACAAGAGAACACTGTTGCCTTCCACCACTGATAACACCggcaacaaacaaacactcaacatgatttcaaaaacagcaCATTCCAGCAtcagatcgcctcttatttaacacaaatgACTTAAATTAATACTCTGATATAGTCAACTGAAGAAGATGTTAACTCTGGATTAGGAACACACTTGCCGCGacatgtttcaaaaagtggtggagaCAATATCGACCCTGTCAAAAGCTGACAGGCTGAAACAGATTGTAGAACTTACATTGAAAACTTGGTCATATAAACTagattcttcaaaaaaaatgttttgttttcttcatttttgttcaacatgaaaaaaaattaaagggtaCGTATGGACGACAACAACGTACTAAACACGGaaatgtttttcctttgcgCTTTTCGCGTACAAGCAATAATCCCCGTGCACACGAATCCGCGAAtactgctgccaggccagtagttggcgatgtcactttgtaaataaaaactattttgtagtttacatggagacaatAACCGTATCGTatttaaaaacttgcactttaaaaccCGTTTACGGAAGTTTACGTTTTCAGGCCCTCAAAACACCAGTGTCGTGTAAATGagcgaaaaaaaaaatgcctaaagagtttgtttaattaaaaaaaacggtgttgtgtaaaccCCCCCTAAAACGACACGATGGTGagtaaatagattttttttgtttggagTTTTTGGAAGAACTATTCCTTTACAAATATCATTTGAACAACTATAACATATTGTTATGGCATATTCCCCTTAATACACCATGCACTGAACAGCTTCCTCAGACACAGGGTTCAGACACTCTGCTCTGAGGGAGGGCTGAATGGCAGTCTTAAAATATGCAGAGGTCAATGGAAGAGGCAAAGGTTGAGTTATTTAAAGACAACCGACTACAATTGAGCCCAGAGGGGCTTACATTTGTTGAGCGAACTAACAAAAGACCTTCTGTAAAAATCCAGATATATAGATGCCTGTGTGCACTTAGTGTGCAGCCATATCCATTTACAGGAACAGTCTGTGGTCGTGGAGCAGGATGTGAATGTATTGATGCCTGAACTATAAATAGCGAGAGGCTTGATACACCTGCTTTTGCCAGCATGGGTTTGAGTAGTCTTAAATGCACGGGCACGTACCCTCTGACGGCATGGAGCAGACGCAGGGAGGGGAAGGCGGTGCGGACGTTCACAGTATGCAGAAGAATGAGGCGGATGACCCACTCCACTCGCTCCTCTCCTCCTTTAGCCATGAAGGCAGGGATCCACAGCACACTCCCACTGAGGCTCTGCAGCCTGTGGACGAAGCGTTGCACCCACTCCTCACTGTTCAGGTCCTGAAAGGCACGCTGGACCACAGAGGGGTTCATAGTCACCAGACTGGTGCGCAGGCCCACATCAGATGAATACTCCTCCACTGGAGCCAGGTTACACCttggaaatacacacacatatacttaTGGTTAAGTCTTAATCATAGCCTCAGGTTAGGCTagtcacacacacattacaacCCCCAATATTTCAATGTTTAAACTGTGTATAAAGCTGATAATAAGCCATTCCTTTTGGTCAGCCCTAGTTATCTTCATAGTCAAACTTGAGATATgcttatataaaaattatatttatggcTTGTTAATGGCTTGCTGAAGTGTTATTTCACTCTCATGGCTGCATTACACATTACAGCCAAAATATATGTCAGTGCAGAAGCTATAAGCAAGTATGTGTTGCATTTTTGCAGTTGCAGAAAAAGGTGCTAATGAACATTAGCATAAACGGTCTTTCTTGGTTATTTTTCTATAGCATGCAATAGATGAGTCCCAGAAGTAAACCTCCCATTCATTATCCATAAGTCTGCAAAGAaatctccaccaatcagagaactGCAACAAGCAAATCATGCCAAAAGAACTCTTTAGTTAGTGCCCATCCACTCCCATGAATCGCTGCGAATGACGTAATCAATTCAGCCTTCAGCCAAGTTCGTAATGTTGCGATTCATCTTGTAGctggttggttttgttcatgGCTTATAATTCATTAAAGATATATGGAAAAAACAATTCTGGAACAAAGGCCTATGAAAAAGTGTCACTGTTGCACTACTGTGCTCACTACTGTACTCAACTACTGCCAtgatacgatcctcaactggacacgaccacaacgcagccctgaagtatcagcagagatcgagtcaactggatcatccactgtgaaggcctcatcgacacgacagccagtagcacagttcctcaacagaccgtccataccggcgtgatgaatacgatcctcaactggatggaactgaaataaatactttgaatgttgcgatcctatcagatttatgatagcaacctgattgtaacaaagcactgtttgccagaggagaactggccccccgactaagcctggtttctcccaaggttttttttttctccattttaacacctatttgccacttgtttgccacctgatggagtttgtcgcctttggcttgcttagttggggacacttgacatttgacattcaacagtatttttgacatttattcaacagtgcttctgatctgcctgcattgacactattatttaagagctgctgtgcagccaaattatgtaccagttatcaatgtaaagctgctttgacacaatctgcattgtaaaaagcactatataaataaaggtgacttgacttgacatgatGAAGCAACAGCTTGAAGTGTTGCTGCACATTACCCGAGTAATAAATAGGTTTGTTAACTCTAGATTACACGCAACACATTcttcattaaagtatattttggCTTTGCAGGGGTTTTCTAGCTGGGATCCTGGGACCTCCAGGGGGCCCCAATTAAGAGAGTGCCAAGAAGTCCATGGAAATGATTaggggggagaaaaaaaaaaaaaaaaaaaaagcttcaaaaataataacattatattAAACTACAGCTGTGGCTAAAAGCATTGGCAGTGACAAATTATGGTTTTGCAAAGTTAGCCGTTtcagtatttatatattttttcacatttttagaGTCTTTGGTACCtattggtactgaaatttaaaaaatgtgatgctttgagtgctgttgtgaggattcgtaaacacctctgattggccattgtgttgccGCGCTCATCGAATATGTCTGtaattggctacaatgatcaacacacggcagcgtttgaaagcacacaaaagtgtttgaatttgaaagggTTTTGAAAGCGGGAGACGCCtactttcaaacgctcccgtgtttATCTGTGTAAGCACTTTGTGAAGAGCTTCactgatgactatttacaacatttttacagcgttgatcattgaagccaatcacagacatatccgatgagccgtgaacacaatggccaatcagaggtgtttacgaatcctctcaacagtgctcaaagtgtcacatttttaaaatttcagtaccgactaggtaccgaagtgggtacttttgacaactcttgTTTCTATGGTATACTGGAAAATTATAAGCATTTCATAATCTTTAaaggcttttatttacagtgttGACCCTTCTTCATAATCTCTGCAATTTGCTCTGGCATGCTCTATATCAGATTTTGGGCCAAATCCTGACTGATGGCAATCCattctttatttattagtgCTCGGAGTTGATTACAATTTGTGGGCTTCTGCTTGTCCACTCGCCTTATGAGGACTGACACAGGTTCTCTGTGGGATTAAGCCTGAGTAGCCTGGCCACGGATCAAAAATTTCAATTTAAAGATCTCCGAGCCACTTCATTATCACTCTTGCCTTTATCACATGGTGCTCCATCATGCTGGAAAATGCACAGAGTCTCAGGATGCTTCACTGTTGACACGACACAGGTCTCATGGTGTGTTCACCTTTTCCTTCCCAGACAAACAATACATGTCCCAACCAGTCGGAAGGGAGCTTCATCACAGAAAATATGCGACAGTATTCTGCTCTCCAATCCTTGTACTTCCTGCagaatttcagtctgttcttcTTGATGTTTTTCTTGGAGAGAAGTGGCTTCTTTGCTGCCCTTCTTGAAACCAGGCCGTTGTCCAAAAGTCTTGGCCTCACTGTGCATACAGATGCATCACACACACCTACTGCCAATATTGAGCAGCTCTTCTGTAGCGATACTGTAGCCGACTCCTCCGGAGAAAACCCCTGCCTTAGAATATTTACATCCATCTCATCTGAGCATCAAGATTAAGAATGTTTGTTAATGTGACAGAGCAAAAATTAAGCATGAGTAAATGACCTTCACTCCAAGTAATTTGTCTTAATACAAAATGCAGCATAATAATACAGTCTGCATTAATGTCTTACATGCAGAATCCTCCGAAAGACCAAGCAAGCACCTTTTAGAGCTCAACCCAacatttaactaaaaaaaaaaaaaaaaaaacccagaggTGACTTTAAAGCAAATACCAAGCAGGGTGCTGGCATTATCATCTTGCCACAATACCTGGAAAAACCTTTCAACACTGGCACCATGCCGACTATCGAGGCTTAGCTGTCACGGTCACACTCCCACACAGTTTTGTCCTTGCCCGGCGGAACAGCCATGCCAACCACACAAGAGGGATTTAAGTTCCTCCATTACTTAAACTCTGAGGCTCTATATGTCCCTGGACTGGGGCTGAATGACATTAATGTCGTAAGAGCACAGCTGGGCTGATGAGGACTTATTTAGGATTAAGAATCTCACAGTATTACACTACTCTTAGCATCACATGAAGCAcatttgccatttttttcaAGCAAGCAGCTTTCAGCTGTAGGCAGAACATTTTACAGGCAAGTGAACTTTAGCCACTTTCAAAAGACAGCCTAATTACGTTTCCAGGGCTATGGCTTAGTATGACTTGTACAAATGTCATATTTGCTCAGCTGGTCTCAAATTGCAGTATGTATCACACTTCAGTTCTGAAAGCCTTCAGACATTGTGAGTCAAGCTGGAAATAGTACTGACAGATATTTCAAAAGCGCATTGTGTCGCATACTGACTGCAAGCTGTTTGAAATCCAAACAGCATCTCTTTAAAGCAGCGGTTCCCCAAGTGGAGTAGAAGATTGTTATGCAAAAGAAACCTCTTCAGGGTGATTGAAGACCCCACTGCGAAATTATCCCGCTTATTATGCGGCTATTTGCCACATTAAGTAAATAattgaacaaaatattaatttgacattttgttaCCTCAAGATGACTCACAAAACCCGCTTGAGTGGACATGTagcagttgttgttgttgttgtggaaTAACATGCCACAAGACGTATTAAAGAATCAGAATTCAGTATTGCAGGGAGGagtgtaaaaatataatgatgCATGGCTCATCAAGCATGGACAAGTTTGAGAAAGGACTGGCAGTGCCAGGTAAAAGTAAAGCAGATGATAAATCTACTTCAAACGTCACAACTACCAAAACAAACACGTCTACAACAGATGCGGGTAGCACGACACAACGCAACAAAAgctaatagaacccattataatcagtgatgctgtctacactggatgtggcACAACAACAAATTCTGACAGTAAACTGATGCCTCCCTCCATTTCTGACATACTCCAAGCCTCAAGACAAGAAAATATGACAAGGCATATCTCACCCTTGGATTCACCAGTATAACGGTGGGTAATGAAGAGGGACTACAGAGTGTTTCATGCCTCAAAATATTAGCTTTTGATTATATGAAGCAGAACaagttaaaggtgatagagaggattttttcgtcgactgagaatccaaagactgtttctgagtttttgaaatgagcgcatgcgtaagaacagccccccccctccttcacagctcatttcaaaggaacgcctcccaaaactcgtgcacgagtattgtgtttaccac
The Megalobrama amblycephala isolate DHTTF-2021 linkage group LG19, ASM1881202v1, whole genome shotgun sequence DNA segment above includes these coding regions:
- the st8sia2 gene encoding alpha-2,8-sialyltransferase 8B, which encodes MSFEFRILMFGIGTALVIFVIIADISEVEEEIANIEDSQRFHLKSFVLKSDRNSVLSAAPTSLVTYRKSKDSSPIPLPGLKSKTCNSSSPEWTFNSTLSNLIRKNILRFLDAERDISILKSTFKPGDVIHYIFDRQSTTNISENLYQLLPTVSPMKNQHYKQCAIVGNSGILLNSSCGREIDSHDFVIRCNLAPVEEYSSDVGLRTSLVTMNPSVVQRAFQDLNSEEWVQRFVHRLQSLSGSVLWIPAFMAKGGEERVEWVIRLILLHTVNVRTAFPSLRLLHAVRGYWLTNHVQIKRPTTGLLMYTMATRFCDEIHLYGFWPFAHDPDGKPVKYHYYDTLTYHYTSRASPHTMPLEFRTLSALHRQGALRLHTGPCKLPT